The following are from one region of the Pseudazoarcus pumilus genome:
- a CDS encoding saccharopine dehydrogenase family protein: protein MKHNVLIIGAGGVGHVVAHKCAQNNELLGDIHIASRTLGKCHAIIESVHDKGSLQQPGQLQAHALDAMDVEATSALIRATRSDIVINVGAPFVNMSVLEACIQTGAAYLDTAIHEDPAKVCETPPWYANYEWKRRQACREAGVTAVLGVGFDPGVVNAYARYAVDHCFDRVDSIDIVDINAGSHGRYFATNFDPETNFREFTSTVWSWENNAWQANAMFERRKEWDMPVTGKTTCYLTGHDELHSMSQNLGVPDIRFWMSFGEHYINVFSVLKNLGLLSEQPVRTARGQTVVPLEVVKAVLPDPASLAPDYTGQTFIGDVVRGRKGGKPEEVLIYNVCDHAACFDEVGSQAISYTAGVPAVAAALLIADGTWDRGTMANVEDLDPRPFIALMNRMGLATRIRDAKGDRLLDPVTQVARKERVAVRANAQ, encoded by the coding sequence ATGAAGCACAATGTCCTGATCATCGGAGCGGGCGGCGTGGGCCACGTGGTGGCGCACAAGTGCGCGCAGAACAACGAACTGCTGGGCGACATCCACATTGCCTCGCGCACGCTGGGCAAATGCCACGCCATCATCGAGTCGGTGCACGACAAGGGCAGCCTGCAGCAGCCCGGCCAGTTGCAGGCGCACGCGCTCGACGCCATGGATGTGGAGGCCACCAGCGCGCTCATCCGTGCCACGCGCAGCGACATCGTCATCAACGTGGGTGCGCCCTTCGTGAACATGTCGGTGCTCGAAGCCTGCATCCAGACCGGCGCGGCCTACCTCGACACCGCCATTCACGAAGATCCCGCCAAGGTCTGCGAAACTCCGCCGTGGTACGCCAACTACGAGTGGAAGCGCCGCCAGGCATGCCGCGAAGCCGGCGTCACCGCCGTGCTGGGCGTGGGTTTCGACCCCGGCGTGGTCAATGCCTACGCCCGTTACGCGGTGGACCATTGCTTCGACCGCGTCGACTCCATCGACATCGTCGACATCAATGCCGGCAGCCACGGCCGCTATTTCGCCACCAACTTCGACCCCGAAACCAACTTCCGCGAGTTCACCTCGACCGTCTGGTCGTGGGAGAACAACGCCTGGCAAGCCAACGCCATGTTCGAACGCCGCAAGGAGTGGGACATGCCGGTCACCGGCAAGACCACCTGCTATCTCACCGGCCACGACGAACTGCATTCGATGTCGCAGAACCTCGGCGTGCCCGACATCCGCTTCTGGATGAGCTTTGGCGAGCACTACATCAACGTCTTCAGCGTACTCAAGAACCTCGGCCTGCTCTCCGAACAACCCGTACGCACCGCCCGCGGCCAGACGGTCGTGCCGCTCGAAGTCGTCAAGGCCGTACTGCCCGACCCCGCCTCGCTCGCCCCCGATTACACCGGCCAGACCTTCATCGGCGATGTCGTGCGTGGCCGCAAGGGCGGCAAGCCAGAAGAAGTGCTGATCTACAACGTCTGCGACCACGCTGCCTGCTTCGACGAAGTCGGCAGCCAGGCCATCTCCTACACCGCCGGCGTTCCCGCCGTCGCCGCCGCCCTGCTCATCGCCGACGGCACCTGGGACCGCGGGACCATGGCCAACGTCGAAGACCTGGATCCTCGACCGTTCATCGCACTGATGAACCGCATGGGCCTGGCCACCCGCATTCGGGATGCAAAGGGCGACCGCCTGCTGGACCCGGTGACGCAAGTCGCGCGCAAGGAGAGGGTCGCGGTGCGCGCGAATGCGCAGTGA
- a CDS encoding flagellar brake protein gives MQQEPSETPQQDKQEEAASGSPQAAQHAFTDINLAPGDRLQIYALNHADRTRHICRMVGYLEGASLLVTTPTHKGARIDYRENDLVIVQAFSRNSAYAFKCSVERVCRLPFDYMHLSFPERVEGNVIRKATRVRMQVETRVSAEKAGDAVIATIENLSSTGALIRSNADLGAKGEAVKLAFRIELHDVTREIESRAIILNARREGDANHYGVEFRDLPPDERMILRSLVYQHIIEHPRSLV, from the coding sequence ATGCAGCAAGAGCCGTCGGAAACCCCGCAGCAGGACAAGCAGGAGGAAGCCGCGTCCGGCAGCCCTCAAGCCGCGCAACACGCGTTTACCGACATCAATCTCGCGCCCGGCGACCGCCTGCAGATCTACGCGCTCAACCACGCCGACCGCACGCGCCACATCTGCCGCATGGTGGGCTACCTCGAAGGTGCCAGCCTGCTGGTCACCACCCCGACGCACAAGGGCGCGCGCATCGATTACCGCGAGAACGACCTGGTGATCGTGCAGGCCTTCTCGCGCAACAGCGCGTATGCGTTCAAATGTTCCGTCGAACGCGTGTGCCGCCTGCCCTTCGACTACATGCATCTGTCGTTCCCTGAGCGCGTAGAGGGCAACGTCATCCGCAAGGCCACGCGCGTGCGCATGCAGGTCGAAACCCGCGTTTCCGCGGAGAAGGCCGGCGATGCGGTAATCGCCACCATCGAGAACCTCAGTTCGACCGGCGCCCTGATCCGTTCGAACGCAGACCTGGGCGCCAAGGGCGAGGCGGTGAAGCTCGCCTTCCGCATCGAACTGCACGATGTCACGCGCGAGATCGAGAGCCGCGCGATCATCCTCAACGCCCGCCGCGAAGGCGACGCGAATCACTACGGCGTCGAATTCCGCGACCTGCCGCCCGACGAGCGCATGATCCTGCGCAGCCTGGTCTACCAGCACATCATCGAGCATCCCCGCAGCCTCGTTTGA
- a CDS encoding PLDc N-terminal domain-containing protein, translating into MGMEVGGLLGLIWLVIIIWAIVKVAKSPAGPVAKLLWILILLFLPVLGLIAWILLGPKG; encoded by the coding sequence ATGGGTATGGAAGTCGGAGGTCTGCTCGGCCTGATCTGGCTGGTCATCATCATCTGGGCCATCGTGAAAGTGGCCAAGAGTCCGGCCGGTCCGGTCGCCAAGCTGCTGTGGATCCTGATCCTGCTGTTCCTGCCGGTGCTCGGCTTGATCGCGTGGATACTGCTCGGACCCAAGGGCTGA
- a CDS encoding YtoQ family protein: MSFTVYLSGEIHTDWRDEIRRGATARGLDVTFTSAVTDHEASDAAGDALGPESTGYWRDHKSSLVNSIRTRNLIEKADLVVVRFGDKYKQWNAAFDAGYCAALGKPYVTLHAEDIIHPLKEVDAGAQAWATTTDQVVDILDYVLKA, translated from the coding sequence ATGTCTTTCACGGTTTATCTCTCGGGCGAAATCCACACCGACTGGCGTGACGAAATCCGTCGCGGCGCGACGGCGCGCGGCCTGGACGTCACGTTTACGTCTGCCGTCACCGATCACGAAGCCAGCGATGCAGCCGGCGACGCCCTCGGCCCGGAGAGCACCGGCTACTGGCGCGACCACAAGTCCTCGCTCGTGAACTCCATCCGCACGCGCAACCTCATCGAAAAGGCCGACCTGGTCGTGGTGCGCTTCGGCGACAAGTACAAGCAGTGGAACGCCGCCTTTGACGCCGGCTACTGTGCCGCGCTGGGCAAGCCCTACGTCACCCTGCACGCCGAGGACATCATCCACCCGCTCAAGGAAGTCGACGCCGGCGCCCAGGCCTGGGCCACGACCACCGATCAGGTGGTCGACATCCTCGACTACGTGCTCAAGGCCTGA
- a CDS encoding extracellular catalytic domain type 2 short-chain-length polyhydroxyalkanoate depolymerase, translated as MIKQTNPNAARPTLVALACVLSTASGAAVAAPLAGLGADLEGLTVSGLSSGGYMATQFQVAHSALVRGAGVFASGPYDCAEGDLERALSHCMAPDGVNLPPSPEETLARIRAYAEARQIDPVGNLGDDRVWVFSGGADRTVTRPVVEALVSFYREQVEDEALRYVTLPTAGHAMISVAAPGANACGSTASPYVNRCGEFDAAGEMLAHLTGALQPKVAAREAGLRSFDQASHTPLSPVDLSMAKQGMVYVPQACEAGGCRVHVVFHGCRQGTDAVGQDFVRGAGYNEWAEANRLIVLYPQVHARHGMAWGSWRWVYNPQGCWDWWGYSGKAYPTRDGGQIRAVHSMLQQLAEPVSGPAGTAGN; from the coding sequence GTGATCAAGCAAACGAATCCGAATGCGGCAAGACCGACGCTGGTGGCGCTTGCCTGCGTGCTTTCAACCGCCAGCGGAGCGGCTGTCGCGGCGCCGCTGGCAGGGCTGGGGGCGGACCTGGAAGGCCTGACGGTGTCGGGGCTGTCGTCGGGGGGGTATATGGCGACGCAGTTCCAGGTTGCGCATTCGGCGCTGGTGCGCGGCGCGGGGGTGTTCGCTTCCGGCCCGTACGACTGCGCCGAGGGCGATCTCGAGCGAGCCCTGAGCCACTGCATGGCGCCGGACGGGGTGAACTTGCCGCCGTCGCCCGAGGAAACGCTGGCGCGCATTCGCGCCTATGCCGAGGCCCGGCAGATCGACCCGGTCGGGAATCTGGGCGACGACCGGGTGTGGGTGTTTTCGGGCGGGGCGGATCGTACCGTGACGCGGCCGGTGGTCGAGGCTCTGGTGTCCTTCTACCGCGAGCAGGTCGAGGACGAGGCGCTGCGCTACGTCACGCTGCCGACGGCGGGGCACGCGATGATCTCGGTGGCGGCGCCGGGTGCGAATGCCTGCGGGTCGACGGCCTCCCCCTATGTGAATCGCTGCGGCGAGTTCGATGCGGCGGGCGAGATGCTGGCGCATCTGACGGGGGCGCTGCAGCCGAAGGTGGCGGCGCGCGAGGCGGGTCTGCGCAGCTTCGATCAGGCGTCGCACACCCCTCTTTCACCGGTGGATCTGAGCATGGCGAAGCAGGGCATGGTGTATGTGCCGCAGGCGTGCGAGGCGGGTGGTTGCCGCGTGCACGTCGTATTCCACGGCTGCCGTCAGGGCACTGACGCGGTGGGGCAGGATTTCGTGCGCGGTGCGGGCTACAACGAGTGGGCCGAAGCGAACCGGCTGATCGTGCTCTATCCGCAGGTTCATGCGCGGCATGGAATGGCGTGGGGGTCGTGGCGCTGGGTCTACAACCCCCAGGGGTGCTGGGACTGGTGGGGCTACAGCGGCAAGGCCTACCCGACCCGCGACGGGGGCCAGATACGCGCCGTGCATTCGATGCTGCAGCAGCTCGCGGAGCCGGTTTCCGGCCCCGCGGGCACCGCAGGCAACTGA